In the genome of Actinomycetota bacterium, the window AACACCTCTTCTTATTTCCACCATTTGTACATGTTTGGGGGAGAAATGTTTTTGGAATGGATCTATAGCGGCCACGGGATCGACTTGCTCCCCGCAGGTGAATACGTCCACTGCTGCATATCCAAGTTCGGGCCAGGTATGGATCAAGATATGGGATTCCGCGATCATAGCTACGCCCGTTATTCCATGGGGAGAGAATTGGTGCACCTTCAACTCGAGCAATGTGGCACCACAAGCTCGAACCGCTTCCTGGAGAGCTTTTTCTGCGAGTTCCGCTGAATTCAGATTTTTGCAGTCCCAAAATTCAATGACCAAGTGCCTGCCCACGTTTTTCGTTTTCATCACCCCCACCAAAGAATTGCGGCTGCCACGGCACAGCCAAGCTTTTTAACTTTATGTTCCGCGGAAATTAATATGGTTTTCGTCAATGACAAATTCCTTTTCTCCAAGGCTTCCTTTAGCATCTTTTTTACTATCTCTTCCGCCACGGTGGCTGACCCCGGATGGGCGTATTCCATTATAACACCCTGGGAATCCGAACTTAATCCCATACCCACGCAGGCTGATATTATTTCACCACTGACATTGCTGGTGATATGGGCATATACCGTTGGCACAAGAGCCCCCACGGGAATGGAGGGAATTGCTTCAACTCTGGCCTTAGGGGGCACAATGCTAGTCACCTTGACCAAATTTAGATTGCCGATTCCCCCCGCTAAAAGGGCATTGTCGAAGGCGTTCAAGTGTGAATGTCCTTCCGCTGTACCCTTTGTGAATGAGACCATATTTGGAACTTGCCACATAATCATCGCTCCTCGATCCAGATTAGACTTTCGGGATCGTTATATAGCTCTTCATTTGTGATATCCTCATTACGCTTGAGGAAATCCTCGATGGTTTCGATTCTGAACATGGACGATTTATACCAGTGCTTCTTCGGTGCTTCTCTGAGGGGTCCGATATCATCCTTTATGCTCTCGAGAAGGTACATCCAATTATCGTAGATATTAAAATCATGGATTATATCGGTGATGACCACACCATACTCATGGGTTAGAATTTTTTGGAACTCACCCCATTTTTGAAGGGATGATTCAATCATGGTCAGACCGAAATAACCGGCACAACCGGCTCCTTTTAAAGTAGCCAATCCCCTGGCGATGAAAAGCTCCAATCCACCGATTGTCTCCGGTGGATCGGTTAAAAATGTATCAAAACTCCCCAAAAGGTCTGGAGGAAGCCTGAAGCGAAGATCGTGAGGAATCACTTCAATGTGAAGATTTTCTTTTTCGCTTGTATTCTTGATGAAGTCGACTAACCGCTCGTCGACTTCGAGAACCGTGATTCGCTTGGGTAGTCCGGAGAGGGCTGCGGCGAGGCTCACTAAGTCGTCATCCCCCAGGATTATAACTTCTTTCCCTTGGATATCACCTCTATCCGCCAAAAGAGCGATTCTGGCAAAGGCGATGGTGGGTCCAACGAATCCCTGATCAAACTCCATTATGGGTTGGGGTCTATTCCTTACAATTTGTTCAAAACGGGGTAGAAAATCCTCGAATTTTGCGAGGGAGACGGTCCTTCCCCGACAAGCAGGGCATCCATGATTCGCCTTTGGGGTCACGTTATATTGCTTGCAAAAAATTTTTCCCTCTTTCGTCAGGGAGATGGAGGAATTTTTGAAGATAACCAATCCCCTTTCCTGCAACTCTTTTAGTATTTCCACAACGAGCTTAAAAGGTCTATGAGAGAGATCGGTTATCTCCCAAAGGTTGGAAGAGCTCAAAGTGGCGCTAAGAATATTCTCAATATCCCGATGTGTAACATTTATCGTCGTTCTTCTGTTCACTTTGGATACTAGAAGATTCATCTTCCACCCCCTAAGAGTGCAAACACAGGGGATACCACTTAGGCACCCCCTGTAAGCTGCCGGGATTCTGATAATGCTTTTGTTAGTGGTTTTAAGTTTTCAAACCCTAGAGAATCGCCCCTTAAAAAGGATGGTCACAAATGAATTTTGACTCAAAAGCATAAGAATTTCAAGTGGGCGAAAGACTTTTAAGGAAAGATTTTGCGGGCGACCCTAAAAGG includes:
- the speD gene encoding adenosylmethionine decarboxylase translates to MKTKNVGRHLVIEFWDCKNLNSAELAEKALQEAVRACGATLLELKVHQFSPHGITGVAMIAESHILIHTWPELGYAAVDVFTCGEQVDPVAAIDPFQKHFSPKHVQMVEIRRGVLRD
- a CDS encoding arginine decarboxylase, pyruvoyl-dependent; the protein is MWQVPNMVSFTKGTAEGHSHLNAFDNALLAGGIGNLNLVKVTSIVPPKARVEAIPSIPVGALVPTVYAHITSNVSGEIISACVGMGLSSDSQGVIMEYAHPGSATVAEEIVKKMLKEALEKRNLSLTKTILISAEHKVKKLGCAVAAAILWWG
- a CDS encoding bis-aminopropyl spermidine synthase family protein → MNLLVSKVNRRTTINVTHRDIENILSATLSSSNLWEITDLSHRPFKLVVEILKELQERGLVIFKNSSISLTKEGKIFCKQYNVTPKANHGCPACRGRTVSLAKFEDFLPRFEQIVRNRPQPIMEFDQGFVGPTIAFARIALLADRGDIQGKEVIILGDDDLVSLAAALSGLPKRITVLEVDERLVDFIKNTSEKENLHIEVIPHDLRFRLPPDLLGSFDTFLTDPPETIGGLELFIARGLATLKGAGCAGYFGLTMIESSLQKWGEFQKILTHEYGVVITDIIHDFNIYDNWMYLLESIKDDIGPLREAPKKHWYKSSMFRIETIEDFLKRNEDITNEELYNDPESLIWIEER